From Rutidosis leptorrhynchoides isolate AG116_Rl617_1_P2 chromosome 3, CSIRO_AGI_Rlap_v1, whole genome shotgun sequence, a single genomic window includes:
- the LOC139900666 gene encoding uncharacterized protein has protein sequence MENGKYESWTKLFKIYYQAFMVIDHIIPSTDSSPSTFDVTNATPNAAESWDHLNAIVLHWFHGTMSAELLGTVLVSGSTAQEAWDCLKIFFHDNRHTRAAYLTHKFYNTRLNEFPNMSAYCPELKHLSDQLSNVGPKIENDRLVLQLITGLGES, from the coding sequence ATGGAAAATGGAAAATATGAATCTTGGACCAAACTATTTAAGATCTACTATCAAGCCTTTATGGTTATCGATCATATCATCCCATCAACTGATTCTTCCCCATCTACTTTTGATGTAACTAACGCCACTCCCAACGCTGCAGAAAGTTGGGATCATCTCAACGCTATTGTTCTTCATTGGTTTCATGGGACAATGTCGGCTGAACTTCTTGGTACCGTTCTTGTCTCTGGATCTACGGCTCAAGAGGCTTGGGATTGCCTCAAAATTTTTTTCCATGATAACAGGCACACTCGTGCCGCTTATCTCACCCACAAGTTCTACAATACTCGCCTCAATGAATTCCCGAATATGTCTGCTTATTGTCCAGAGCTCAAACATCTTTCTGATCAACTCTCCAATGTTGGTCCTAAAATTGAAAATGATCGTTTAGTTCTACAGTTGATAACCGGCTTAGGCGAATCATAG